GCGGCTCCACGATCTCGGGGGCCAGGTCCGGGTCGAGGGCCACCGAGGCCGCCGCGGTACGCAGCACCGCGCTGGCCTCCTCGGTGCTGGCGAACCCGATCGGCAGGTCGACCACGACCAGCGCCCAACCCTGGCTCTTGTTGCCCACCCGGACGATCTCGCCGTTGCGGATGTACCAGAGCACCCCCCGGCCGTCGCGGACCGTGGTGACCCGCAGCCCGACCGACTCGACCACCCCGGTCGCCTCGCCGACGTCGACCGTGTCGCCCACGCCGTACTGGTCCTCCAGCAGCATGAACAGGCCGGCGATCAGATCCTTCACCAGGCTCTGCGCGCCGAAGCCCAGCGCCACCCCGACGATGCCGGCGCTGGCCAGCAGGGGAGCGAGGTCGAAGCTGAACTCCCGCAGGATCATCAGCAGGGCGATGCCGAAGACGAAGGCGGTGACCATGCTGCGCAGCACCGAGCCGATCGCCTGGGCCCGCTGCCGGCGACGCTCGGGCACGAACTCGCCGGGGCCGGTGGTCGCGCTGGGGATCCGCTCGCGCAGCGGCTTGAGCATGGTGGGCACCGAGGAGTCGCTGGTGGTGCGGACCAGTCGCTTGATCGCCCGGTGCAGCAGGAACCGGGCGACGACGGCGAGCAGCAGGATCAGCGCGATCCGCAGCGGCTTGAGCAGGATCCAGTAGCTGCCCTCGGCGAACCACGTGGAGCCGGTGATCTCGTAGACGTTGG
The sequence above is a segment of the Micromonospora sp. WMMD882 genome. Coding sequences within it:
- a CDS encoding mechanosensitive ion channel family protein; its protein translation is MASPEPELSTDCRADALCANVYEITGSTWFAEGSYWILLKPLRIALILLLAVVARFLLHRAIKRLVRTTSDSSVPTMLKPLRERIPSATTGPGEFVPERRRQRAQAIGSVLRSMVTAFVFGIALLMILREFSFDLAPLLASAGIVGVALGFGAQSLVKDLIAGLFMLLEDQYGVGDTVDVGEATGVVESVGLRVTTVRDGRGVLWYIRNGEIVRVGNKSQGWALVVVDLPIGFASTEEASAVLRTAAASVALDPDLAPEIVEPPEVLGVEQVTIDGAVIRTVVKTSADGQFAVGRELRRRLAEALENSGITAKIAAARFFPGVPAGVPAPGPTAGPTTAPTGRSGTAT